The following is a genomic window from Vibrio cyclitrophicus.
CTAGTCCACAATAACCATTCGGATTTTTTGCTAGGTACTGCTGATGGTAAGTTTCGGCGAAAAAATATTTTCCAGCAGGCAGAACTTCCGTTGTGATCTCGTTGCCTAAAGATTCAGTCATTGCTCGCTGGTATTCACGTTTAGAGTGCTCAGCGATAGCCTGTTGCTCTTCACTGAAAGTATATATGGCTGAGCGATATTGAGTGCCTAAGTCATTACCTTGGCGCATCCCTTGAGTTGGGTCGTGACGTTCCCAGAATGTTTCAAGTATTAGTGCTAAAGACGTTTGCTCACTATCAAAAATAACTCGAACAACTTCTGTATGGCCTGTTTGCCCGGTACATACTTGCTCATAAGTTGGATTAACTGTGTATCCGCCAGCGTAACCAACGGAGGTAGAAATTACACCATCAAGTTGCCACAACAGTCGCTCTGCTCCCCAGAAGCACCCCATACCAAGTAATACTTCTTGTTGGGAACCTGTAGGCGCATCGAGTAAGTCGGTTTGATTGATGAAATGGCGTTCAGTGATACGGATTGGATCAGCATTCCCCGGTAATGCGGTTGTAGCGGAAACCAGTTGTTGTTTATTTAGCATGTTGTATTCCTTTTCGCATACGTTTACCGCGTTAGTTAACATTAGATCTAGGTTTATATTAACTGTAGGCTCATATTTACTGTTGGTTTATATTGAATCAGTCTTTAAATTAGACCTTGTTATTCTAGGATTTATTACAGACTCAATGCCTTTTTAGCGGTATTATTTCTATTCACTTTATTAACGTATTTATAACTTCTGCACCAATTAAACATGATAAGAAAAACTTTACCAGTTCTGATTAGCACTCTATTGTCATCGACGCTTGCTTTCGCTGATGTTTCCCTTGAGATTAAAGGGCTTGATGGAGCGCTTGAGGATAATGTTGATGCTTATCTGAGTGCGCTCCCCGAAGAAGAGTATTCGGCTTCATTGAGGTTCCAATCTCGCTTGGAGTCTATTATTAAAGAAGCGTTGAATGCGTTAGGCTACTACCAACCTCGTATCTCTTTTTCCCATTCCGAAGACGACACTGAATTGACCGTTACGGTTGAACCAGGTGAACCCGTTGTTATTTATACCTCAGATATCGTATTAAGTGGTGAAGCAGAAGATGATCCTGATTTTCTAGCACTGATCGCCAAGAGCAAACTGTCGAAAGGTTCGATTCTTAACCACGGCAATTATGACTCTTTGAAATCATCTATCCGTAATCTTGGATTAGCCAAAGGCTATTTCGATGGCTCGTATGAGCTTAGTAAGTTAGAAGTTGCGCCCGAATTAAATCGTGCTTATGTTCGCCTTCACTATAACAGTGGCATTCGATATCACTTTGGTGCTACCCAGGTGACGGGTAGCCAAATTGAAGATGAAAAGGTGCAATCCCTTAAACCATTTGAAGATGGTGAACCGTACTCGATCACAAAAGTAGGCGAGTATAACCAAAATCTCTCTAATACTGATTGGTTCTCATCTGTTTTTGTTGAGCCTGATTTAAGTCAGTTGGGTGATGGCAGAGAAATTCCGATGAAGGTGAGCCTTGCTCCTCAAGCGCGTAACCAAATCGAAACAGGTATCGGTGTATCTACTGACCTTGGCGTAAAAGGTACCCTCAAATGGAAGAAACCTTGGGTAAACTCACTTGGTCATAGTTTCAATAGCAGTTTGTCTATCTCTAAACCAGAGCAGACGATAACAGCAACGTATAAAATCCCTTTGGATGATGTACTTAATGATTACTATCAAATTAAGTACGGTATGAAGAATCTGGATAATCGTGATACCAAGAGTTTGGAGTCAAACCTCGCTTTGGAAAGATATTGGCGATTAGATAACGGCTGGCAACGTACGGTGTTCATTCGATACCTAGTTGAAAACTATGAACAAGGTCTACAAGACGATTTAGCGCAATTTGTGTTACCAGGCGTGGCGTTTTCCCGAACTCGAACTCGAGGTGGTTCGATGCCGATGTGGGGAGATAAACAGAGCGTCATGATTGAAGCGGGCGATGACACAATATTGTCTGAAACTAAGGTGGTTCGTTTCCAAGGACAAACTGCATGGATCAGAAGTATTGGCGATAATCATCGAGGTTTAACTCGGCTTCAGTTTGGCGGTAACTTTGCTAACGAGTTTGATAAATTATCACCTTCACTAAGATTTTTCGCGGGTGGTGATAATAGTCTCCGTGGTTATGGCTATGAGTCTATATCTCCTAAAGATGAAAGTGGTGCATTAACCGGTGCAAAATTTATTGCAACCAGCTCGTTTGAATACCAATACCGCCTAGTTGGAAATTGGTGGGGAGCGGCCTTCTACGATATTGGTGATGCCTTCAATGATAAACCAGAATGGAAGCGCGGTACTGGTGTTGGCGTTCGTTGGGCATCGCCCGTTGGACCGGTAAGTTTAGATTTTGCGTGGGGGCTTGATGCTGACCCAGGTGATGAGTTTCAAGTGCACTTCAGTTTAGGGCCTGAATTATGATCAAAGTGATGGGTAAGTGCATTAAGTGGACATCGATATCTTTGACGTCGATTCTATTGTTATTGATAGCACTTTTAGGTTTTGTTTTATTTACTAACCTAGGACTTAACACGGTGTTGTGGGGGGCTGAAAAAGCGCTGCCACAGCTTAAAGTTGAAAGTACTAATGGGGCACTTTTTCCGAGTTTTACTCTCCATAACGTTCAATTTAAAGATGACAGTCTTCATATTGATACCAAGGTTCAAAAAATGGCATTGGCTATCAACCCTCGCTGTTTGCTTGATCCTAAGTTGTGTGTCGATCGTTTAGCGATTCAAGGATTGGACTTCGCATTTACTGAATTGCCTCCTGCCTCTACAGAAGAAACAGAACCGACTCCGCCAGTGACATCGGTGAAAACACCGCTGCCAATCGTGATCAACCGTATTGCTTTGTCTGATATTAAACTGAATATCTTGGGGCATGAGATTGAATGGGGGTTGTTTTCAACGGCTTTGAGTATGCAGGGTGAGAAGCTGACTGTATCGCCAACCTTATTTAATGATCTTAAGGTTAAACTTGCAGAGTCTACCGAAGAGCCGCAAGCAGAAATCGTCGAACCAGAGACTGCAACTAAGGCTGCTATCGAGTTGCCTGAAGTTTGGGTCCCTTTACAGATTGTGCTGGAGCGTTTTGACCTCAACCGTTTCACCTTAGAACAAGAAACACCGATTGTGGTAAACCACCTTGGGCTTGAAGCTCGAGCGGGTAAAAACACGGTCGAAGTTTCTACTCTTGAACTTGATATGCCACAAGCAAGCGCTAACCTTGCCGCTAAAGTTGAGCTTAAAGATGGCTATCCGTTAGACCTTTCTTTAAATGCACAGGTGAAAGAAACTGATCTTACAGGTCAAAAACTGTCGCTGAAAGCACAAGGGAGTGTCGCGAAGCTACACTTCGATTCTCAGTTTTCTGAACTGATTGAGGCAAAGCTGTCAGGAGATATTCAATCTTTAGAGCCGACTCTGCCATTTGACCTTCTTTTAGAGGGAGGTAAAGCGCAATGGCCTCTTACTGGTAAAAGTGATTACCAAGCGGTTATCGAGAAGTTTAAAGCCGATGGCTCATTAGATGGTTTTAATGTGCAGTTTAAAGGTGAAGCGGATGGTCAGGAGATACCTGCCTTAACCATCGACCTAGAGGGTAAGGGCACCACCGAGCAGATTGAACTTGAGCGCTTAAAACTGAACACGCTGGGTGGTGAACTCAATGGTGTGGTTAAAGCGAGTTGGAAGAAGCTTATTAACTGGCAAGCCGATGTGACGCTGAAGGATATTCAGCCGGGTCTGCAGTGGCCAGAAGCCGAAGGTAACATTAGCGGAAGCATCGTTACTTCGGGTGAGTTGACCGAAGCGGGTGGTTGGGCGATTGAGCTGCCTAAGTTAGATATCGAGGGGGTCTTGCGAGAATATCCTCTGGATATCGAAGGCCAGTTATCAGCGTCTGACCGCAGCGCGAGCGGTGAGCCTAAACTAAAAACCAGCGGCCTGAGCTTAGCTCACGGTGTTAATTCTATAAAAGCACAGGGTCAACTCGACAAGCAGTGGGATATGGGCGTTGCTATTAACCTTCCCCAATTAACGAAAAGTATTCCTGAACTGAAAGGTACAGTGATTGGCGATATTGGTCTCAGCGGACCTTTCAAAGAGCCGGAAGTTGACATTGTTCTTAACGTCGACCGTGTCGATTGGAACGATGAAGCTACATTAGAATCTCTATCTCTTCGTGGTTCAGTGATTCCATTGCCTGCGCCTCAGGCTGATTTGGTATTGAAAGCGAATAACCTAGCCTATCAAGAGCAAAAGGTTGACAGCATTGATCTCACCGTGAAAGGTGGTGAGAAGCAGCATACCGTGACGCTCGACGTGGTATCCGACGTGATTTCCACAAGCTTGGCTATTTCGGGTGAGCTGATTCAAAAGCCTTCTATTATTTGGAATGGGTCGTTAGATCGAGTCAAAATCGCCACGGAACAAGGACCTTGGGTGCTAGACCAACCCGTCGCAATTAAAGCCGATGCCGACAAGCAGTTTGCCGATATTCAAGCTCATTGTTGGAAACAGGCCGGTTCTAGTGTGTGTTTGGATGAAGACGTTCGTGTTGGAAATTCGGGTGAGGCCAAGTTGGCCATCAACCAATTCGACTTCGATCAGATTAAAGCCTTTGTGCCTAAAGAGACGCAACTAGAGGGCTTAGTGAATGCGACCGCTCATGCCAAATGGTCGAAACAAGGCGAACCTGAAGTAACGGTTAGCGTCGATATGCCAAAAGGTCAGGTTGTTCAGCAAGTCGGAGAGCCAATCACACTGGGGTGGGAAAGTGTTGCATTGAATGCACGGCTGAAAGACAACAAACTGGATGCCGACTTTAAGTTGGATGTTTCTGATAATGGTGACTTATCTGGCACGGTGTCGTTACCAGATATTGTTGCTGAAGACAAAATGGTCGATGCGGCAATTAAACTAACGACATTCCATTTGGACTTCTTACAGCCGATCCTTGGTGAATACAGCATGCTGAAGGCTGATCTTGAGACTGACTTAAAGGTCCAAGGTTCTTTGATGCACCCCCAAGTTTTTGGTCAATTCTCGGTTAATGGGATTCAAGTTAAAGGGGATGTGACGCCTGTGGATGTTAAAGACGGTCGTATTGATCTCGACTTTAACGGTTACAGCGCAAAGCTTGATGCGAATGTCGAGACTCCAGACGGCCACCTTGATATTGAGGGCTCCGGAGATTGGCAGGATCTTCAAGCATGGCGATCAAATGTCCGGATCTTTGCTGATGAGTTGATGGTTGATATTCCACCGATGGTCAAGGTTAAAGTAGTTCCTGATATGACCATTGATGTTACGCCGGAGCTTGCAAAAATTACGGGTGACATTGCATTGCCATGGGGGCGAATTGTCGTAGAAGATTTACCTCCGTCAGCAGTTGGTGTGTCTTCTGATCAAGTTATTTTGAATAAAGACCTTCAACCAGAAAGTGAAGATACGATTCCATTCAATGTGATGACTAATATTAATATTTCAATTGGTGATGACTTTAAGCTTTCAGCCTTTGGCCTTGAAGGTGATTTAGTGGGTAAGTTGAATGTGGCTCAAAAAGATCAAGGCCCGTTTATCACCGGTGAAGTAAATATCGTAGATGGTACTTATCAATCATTCGGTCAAGACCTCCTGATTGAAGAGGGCAAGATCCTAATGAATGGGCCACCGGATCAGCCATATGTAGCGATAAATGCGATTCGCAACCCTGATAATACTCAGGATGACGTGACTGCTGGGATTCGAGTTACAGGCCCTGCTACAGAGCCGACCATCGAGATTTATTCTGACCCTGCGATGCCGCAAGCCAACGCGCTATCCTATATCTTACGGGGCCAAGATATCGATGGAGAGTCGAGTGGTTCTATGACGACCACATTAATTGGTTTGAGCTTAGCGAAGAGCGGTAAGGTCGTTGGCGAAATTGGCGAGGCATTTGGCGTACAGGATCTACAATTGGATACCGCAGGCTCTGGAGATGACTCTCAAGTGACGGTGAGTGGTTATATCCTTCCGGGGTTACAAGTCAAATATGGCGTGGGTATCTTCAACTCATTGGGTGAGTTTACCGTTCGTTATCGATTGATGCAGGATCTCTACGTGGAAGCAGTATCTGGCCTTGATAGTGCTGTGGACCTTCTTTATCAATTCGAATTTGAGTAAATTCATTTGAATTCGAGTTGCTGTAGTTTCATACATTGATTGGTACACAAATAGAAAGGGTCATGGAGGGCGTATGCAGCATCTTGTTTTTGTATATGGAACGTTGAGACAAGGTCAATCTAACCATCACTATTTGCAGCAGTGCGAGTACTTAGGAAGGTTTGATACACCTGAATATTATGCTATTTTTGATTTAGTTGCATATCCAGCGATGGTTTTTGGAAAGAAAAGTGTCGCTGGTGAGGTCTATTTAATTAACGACGAAGTTCTGGCATCGCTCGATCGGTTAGAGGATGTCCCGGTTGAGTATCGTCGCGAGCAAATAGAAACTATATTTGGATTAGCATGGGTATATTTGTATCAGCTTGATCTAGCAGAGAATAAAGAAATACTTTCGGGTGACTGGTGTAAGCGAAATAACGTGTAACCGCTCGGTGCTCTGAGTATCAAACAAAAAGCCAGCATGTGAATGCTGGCTTTTTAATGACGTTATTTTGATAATTAATCGAGAAAACTAGTCTCGGTTAAGCTCAAGAAACTCTTCTACTTTACGTACCATACTTGTTGAGCCAACGAAGAAAGGCACACGTTGATGTAACTCAGTTGGTTTGATATCCATGATGCGTTGAACACCATCTGATGCGATGCCACCAGCTTGCTCCATAAGGAAAGCAATTGGGTTGCACTCGTACAACAGACGTAGTTTTCCTTGAGGGTGACTTTGTGTACTTGGATACAAGTAGATGCCACCTTTCAGTAGGTTACGGTGGAAATCCGATACTAGAGAACCAATGTAACGAGAGGTGTAAGGACGGTTGTCACTCGGCTCATCTTCTTGGCAGTACTTAATGTACTTTTTAACACCCGTAGGGAAACGGAAGTAGTTACCTTCGTTGATTGAGTAAATCTTACCTTCATCAGGGACCATCATGTTTTCATGAGACAGACAGAAAGTACCCAATGATGGGTCGTAGGTGAAGCCATTTACACCAGCGCCTGTCGTGTAAACAAGCATGGTTGAAGAACCGTAAATCACGTAACCTGCGGCTACTTGCTTGTGTCCAGGTTGTAGGAAATCTTCTTCTGTTGGCGGAGTGCCAATCGGTGATACTCGACGGTAGATAGAGAAAATTGTACCAACAGATACATTCACATCGATGTTTGAAGAGCCATCAAGTGGATCCATCAAGACAACGTATTTTGCATTTTTGTTTAGCTCTTTATTGAAGGCAACTGCTTCGTCTTCTTCTTCACTTGCTACACCACAAACTTGATCGCGAGCTTCTAGAGCTGCTTTAAATTTGTCGTTAGCGTAAAGGTCTAGCTTCTGCTGCTCTTCACCTTGAACGTTGTCTGTACCAACAGCGCCAGTAATGTCGACAAGACCTGCTTTGTTGATTTCACGGTTAACAATTTTTGCAGCAAGACGAATTGATGACAAAAGGGATGATAGATCACCACTTGCATGGGGAAAGTCATTTTGTTTTGCAACAATGAACTCACCAAGGGTGCGCATCTCAGACATGTTATTTCCTTAAACTTCTCTCAATATTAGGGGGGATTTGAGCACTGTAGATTCTGCCTCTTGTGTGGGCTTTATTCATCTAGACGCTTACCTAAATTCTACGGCTTAGATCTTTTTAATGGTAATGAACTAAGCGACACAGATCTCACTTACTATGTCGACTAAATTTGTTTTGCATTGCCACTCGCTTTTAATCGTCAATTCATGATAATGAAGGCTGATAGTTTGATTTAAACATGGTTCATTTAGCCAAGCGTTTGGAAGCAATATATGCATATTCATATCTTAGGAATTTGTGGCACCTTCATGGGTGGTGCTGCGGTATTGGCTCGTCAATTAGGTCACAAGGTTACGGGTAGTGACGCGAATGTTTATCCTCCAATGAGCACGCTGTTGGAATCTCAAGGGATTGAAATTATTGAAGGGTTCGACCCGAGCCAATTAGAGCCAAGGCCGGACCTAGTGGTTATCGGCAATGCGATGAGCCGTGGTAATCCGTGCGTTGAGTATGTATTGGATAATAATCTTAGATACACATCTGGCCCGCAATGGTTGCAAGAGTTCCTACTGCATGACCGTTGGGTTCTGGCGGTGTCGGGTACGCATGGCAAAACTACAACATCAAGTATGTTGGCTTGGATCTTAGAAGATTGTGGTTATGCGCCAGGCTTCTTAGTGGGTGGCGTATTGGGTAATTTTGGTATATCGGCTCGCCTTGGTGAAAGTATGTTCTTCGTGGTGGAGGCCGACGAATACGACAGTGCTTTTTTCGATAAGCGATCTAAGTTTGTTCATTACCACCCAAGAACCTTGGTAGTGAATAATCTAGAGTTCGATCATGCTGACATCTTCGATGATCTTGAAGCGATTAAGCGACAGTTCCATCATTTGGTGCGCACTGTACCAAGTAACGGTCGTATTTTTTCACCTAAGCAAGGCACCGCTATTCAAGATGTTCTAGCTCGCGGTTGCTGGAGTGAAAGAGAATCGAGTGGTGAGCAAGGCGACTGGGATGCTAAGAAGCTGGTTAAAGATGGCTCTCAATTTGAGGTTTACCTCCAAAATGAATGTGTTGGAACGGTAAACTGGGATTTAGTGGGCGACCACAACGTAAATAATGCTTTGATGGCGATAGCTGCTGCACGACACGTGGGCGTGACACCAGACCTAGCTTGTGAATCGTTAGCTACTTTTATTAATACTAAGCGTCGTTTGGAGTTTAAAGGCGAGGTGGCAGGTGTTTCTGTTTATGATGATTTTGCACATCACCCAACGGCGATTGAACTTACTCTGGGCGGATTACGTAATAAGGTCGACACGAAAAAAATCATTGCCGTTTTAGAGCCTCGTTCTGCCACAATGAAACGTGGTGTGCACAAAGAAACTTTGGCTGATTCGTTGAAACAGGCGGATTCTACCTACTTATTCCAACCGGATAATATTGATTGGTCGGTTCAAGATGTCGCAGACGCTTGTCACCAACCTGCGTATGTGAGTGATGATATGGATGCATTCGTTGCTAAAATTGTCTCAGAGGCACAAGTGGGCGACCAAATCTTGGTAATGAGTAATGGTGGCTTTGGTGGCATTCACCAAAAACTGTTGGATGGATTGGCACTCAAAGGCTAACGACATCCACGACCTTATAATTTGAAGTAATTGAGAACATGACAAAACACGATAAAGCGATAACCCTCGCTTTCACTGGCGCATCTGGTGCGCCTTACGGACTGCGTTTACTTGAATGCCTACTGGCGGCAGATTATCAGGTTTATTTGCTGATATCGTCGGCAGCTCGAGTGGTGTTGGCGACCGAGCATGAACTTAAGTTACCTGCTGGGCCAGATGCTGCGAAACAAGCTTTAGTTAAGCATTTAGGTTGCGACCCAGAAAAGCTGGTGGTGTGTGGCAAAGATGATTGGTTCTCACCGGTTGCCTCTGGTTCAGCAGCACCGAAGCAGATGGTGGTGTGTCCATGTTCTGCAGGAAGCTTGGCATCCATTGCTCATGGCCTATCAGATAACCTGATCGAGCGAGCAGCGGACGTGGTTATGAAAGAGCGAGGCCAGCTGTTGTTAGTGGTTCGTGAGACGCCATTTTCTACGTTGCACTTAGAGAACATGCACAAACTCTCGACCATGGGCGTAACGATCATGCCCGCGGCTCCGGGTTTTTATCACCAACCTAAGTCGATCGAAGATCTGGTCGATTTTATGGTGGCGCGTATTCTCGATCATCTTGGTATCGAGCAAGGTTTAGTGCCACGTTGGGGGTACGATCAACGTAATTGATCCAAACTTGATAGCTTATTGTTAAAATTCGAATTACAATTCTGAACACTCATCGGGGAGCAAACCATTCAAATAATGAATGCGAGCTGAGATCAAGCAAGTGCTTGGGACCCGTAAACCTGAACCAGATAATGCTGGCGTAGGAATTGAGTTAGGAACAACTTCTACCGTTCTCCTCCCTCAAACCTGTGCCGCTCAGACCATGGAGAGCGTCCAGTGAAATTAACATTTACAACTCTTGCTGTTACTACAGCTATCTCTTTCTCTGCCGTTGCTGCAGACAATACTCTAACTGTATATACCTATGATTCTTTTGCTGCGGATTGGGGCCCTCGTCCTGCCGTTGAAAAAGCATTCGAAGAAAAGTGTGGTTGTGATGTG
Proteins encoded in this region:
- a CDS encoding flavin prenyltransferase UbiX, coding for MTKHDKAITLAFTGASGAPYGLRLLECLLAADYQVYLLISSAARVVLATEHELKLPAGPDAAKQALVKHLGCDPEKLVVCGKDDWFSPVASGSAAPKQMVVCPCSAGSLASIAHGLSDNLIERAADVVMKERGQLLLVVRETPFSTLHLENMHKLSTMGVTIMPAAPGFYHQPKSIEDLVDFMVARILDHLGIEQGLVPRWGYDQRN
- the tamA gene encoding autotransporter assembly complex protein TamA: MIRKTLPVLISTLLSSTLAFADVSLEIKGLDGALEDNVDAYLSALPEEEYSASLRFQSRLESIIKEALNALGYYQPRISFSHSEDDTELTVTVEPGEPVVIYTSDIVLSGEAEDDPDFLALIAKSKLSKGSILNHGNYDSLKSSIRNLGLAKGYFDGSYELSKLEVAPELNRAYVRLHYNSGIRYHFGATQVTGSQIEDEKVQSLKPFEDGEPYSITKVGEYNQNLSNTDWFSSVFVEPDLSQLGDGREIPMKVSLAPQARNQIETGIGVSTDLGVKGTLKWKKPWVNSLGHSFNSSLSISKPEQTITATYKIPLDDVLNDYYQIKYGMKNLDNRDTKSLESNLALERYWRLDNGWQRTVFIRYLVENYEQGLQDDLAQFVLPGVAFSRTRTRGGSMPMWGDKQSVMIEAGDDTILSETKVVRFQGQTAWIRSIGDNHRGLTRLQFGGNFANEFDKLSPSLRFFAGGDNSLRGYGYESISPKDESGALTGAKFIATSSFEYQYRLVGNWWGAAFYDIGDAFNDKPEWKRGTGVGVRWASPVGPVSLDFAWGLDADPGDEFQVHFSLGPEL
- the fbp gene encoding class 1 fructose-bisphosphatase; its protein translation is MSEMRTLGEFIVAKQNDFPHASGDLSSLLSSIRLAAKIVNREINKAGLVDITGAVGTDNVQGEEQQKLDLYANDKFKAALEARDQVCGVASEEEDEAVAFNKELNKNAKYVVLMDPLDGSSNIDVNVSVGTIFSIYRRVSPIGTPPTEEDFLQPGHKQVAAGYVIYGSSTMLVYTTGAGVNGFTYDPSLGTFCLSHENMMVPDEGKIYSINEGNYFRFPTGVKKYIKYCQEDEPSDNRPYTSRYIGSLVSDFHRNLLKGGIYLYPSTQSHPQGKLRLLYECNPIAFLMEQAGGIASDGVQRIMDIKPTELHQRVPFFVGSTSMVRKVEEFLELNRD
- the mpl gene encoding UDP-N-acetylmuramate:L-alanyl-gamma-D-glutamyl-meso-diaminopimelate ligase — translated: MHIHILGICGTFMGGAAVLARQLGHKVTGSDANVYPPMSTLLESQGIEIIEGFDPSQLEPRPDLVVIGNAMSRGNPCVEYVLDNNLRYTSGPQWLQEFLLHDRWVLAVSGTHGKTTTSSMLAWILEDCGYAPGFLVGGVLGNFGISARLGESMFFVVEADEYDSAFFDKRSKFVHYHPRTLVVNNLEFDHADIFDDLEAIKRQFHHLVRTVPSNGRIFSPKQGTAIQDVLARGCWSERESSGEQGDWDAKKLVKDGSQFEVYLQNECVGTVNWDLVGDHNVNNALMAIAAARHVGVTPDLACESLATFINTKRRLEFKGEVAGVSVYDDFAHHPTAIELTLGGLRNKVDTKKIIAVLEPRSATMKRGVHKETLADSLKQADSTYLFQPDNIDWSVQDVADACHQPAYVSDDMDAFVAKIVSEAQVGDQILVMSNGGFGGIHQKLLDGLALKG
- the tamB gene encoding autotransporter assembly complex protein TamB produces the protein MIKVMGKCIKWTSISLTSILLLLIALLGFVLFTNLGLNTVLWGAEKALPQLKVESTNGALFPSFTLHNVQFKDDSLHIDTKVQKMALAINPRCLLDPKLCVDRLAIQGLDFAFTELPPASTEETEPTPPVTSVKTPLPIVINRIALSDIKLNILGHEIEWGLFSTALSMQGEKLTVSPTLFNDLKVKLAESTEEPQAEIVEPETATKAAIELPEVWVPLQIVLERFDLNRFTLEQETPIVVNHLGLEARAGKNTVEVSTLELDMPQASANLAAKVELKDGYPLDLSLNAQVKETDLTGQKLSLKAQGSVAKLHFDSQFSELIEAKLSGDIQSLEPTLPFDLLLEGGKAQWPLTGKSDYQAVIEKFKADGSLDGFNVQFKGEADGQEIPALTIDLEGKGTTEQIELERLKLNTLGGELNGVVKASWKKLINWQADVTLKDIQPGLQWPEAEGNISGSIVTSGELTEAGGWAIELPKLDIEGVLREYPLDIEGQLSASDRSASGEPKLKTSGLSLAHGVNSIKAQGQLDKQWDMGVAINLPQLTKSIPELKGTVIGDIGLSGPFKEPEVDIVLNVDRVDWNDEATLESLSLRGSVIPLPAPQADLVLKANNLAYQEQKVDSIDLTVKGGEKQHTVTLDVVSDVISTSLAISGELIQKPSIIWNGSLDRVKIATEQGPWVLDQPVAIKADADKQFADIQAHCWKQAGSSVCLDEDVRVGNSGEAKLAINQFDFDQIKAFVPKETQLEGLVNATAHAKWSKQGEPEVTVSVDMPKGQVVQQVGEPITLGWESVALNARLKDNKLDADFKLDVSDNGDLSGTVSLPDIVAEDKMVDAAIKLTTFHLDFLQPILGEYSMLKADLETDLKVQGSLMHPQVFGQFSVNGIQVKGDVTPVDVKDGRIDLDFNGYSAKLDANVETPDGHLDIEGSGDWQDLQAWRSNVRIFADELMVDIPPMVKVKVVPDMTIDVTPELAKITGDIALPWGRIVVEDLPPSAVGVSSDQVILNKDLQPESEDTIPFNVMTNINISIGDDFKLSAFGLEGDLVGKLNVAQKDQGPFITGEVNIVDGTYQSFGQDLLIEEGKILMNGPPDQPYVAINAIRNPDNTQDDVTAGIRVTGPATEPTIEIYSDPAMPQANALSYILRGQDIDGESSGSMTTTLIGLSLAKSGKVVGEIGEAFGVQDLQLDTAGSGDDSQVTVSGYILPGLQVKYGVGIFNSLGEFTVRYRLMQDLYVEAVSGLDSAVDLLYQFEFE
- a CDS encoding gamma-glutamylcyclotransferase family protein, with product MQHLVFVYGTLRQGQSNHHYLQQCEYLGRFDTPEYYAIFDLVAYPAMVFGKKSVAGEVYLINDEVLASLDRLEDVPVEYRREQIETIFGLAWVYLYQLDLAENKEILSGDWCKRNNV
- the msrA gene encoding peptide-methionine (S)-S-oxide reductase MsrA; this encodes MLNKQQLVSATTALPGNADPIRITERHFINQTDLLDAPTGSQQEVLLGMGCFWGAERLLWQLDGVISTSVGYAGGYTVNPTYEQVCTGQTGHTEVVRVIFDSEQTSLALILETFWERHDPTQGMRQGNDLGTQYRSAIYTFSEEQQAIAEHSKREYQRAMTESLGNEITTEVLPAGKYFFAETYHQQYLAKNPNGYCGLGGTGVCFPPQ